Proteins encoded within one genomic window of Prauserella marina:
- a CDS encoding FAD-binding oxidoreductase, giving the protein MTIDHSARHVGEATLGEFAAALRGTVVRDGDETYERERAVWNAAHDRRPALIAKCAGVADVTRTVELAHSEGLPLAVRGGGHSIPGFSTCDDGIVLDLAAMKGVRVDVGSRTVSAEAGCLWRDVDAETQNFGLAVTGGLVSTTGIAGFTLGGGIGWLVRRYGLTMDNLIGADVVTADGGYLRADDDHNPDLFWALRGGGGNFGVVTSFDYRLHDIGRTVYSGLVFYPAEEAESVLRGYPLACAQAPDNLTTLVNMTTAPPLPFLPESVHGKPVVAIAGCWVGEGSHGDEATQPFRSLGTVIADVFAPHPYTAWQQALDPLYPRGLHNYFRSSFLRTADKSALDTLHTGFAEIPNGLCEIHLHHLGGAMAKTPPEATAFAVRDHDYIVNVIARTATASGYREAVDWAKGVTSMLGPDAATYVNFTGEGSADRARAAYPGGTYRRLVEVKDRYDPTNLFSLNQNIQPSR; this is encoded by the coding sequence ATGACCATCGACCACAGTGCCAGACACGTCGGGGAGGCGACGCTCGGCGAGTTCGCCGCGGCATTGCGCGGCACCGTCGTGCGGGACGGAGACGAGACCTACGAGCGCGAACGCGCCGTGTGGAACGCGGCGCACGACCGGCGGCCCGCGTTGATCGCGAAGTGCGCCGGGGTGGCCGACGTGACGCGCACCGTCGAGCTCGCCCACAGCGAGGGTTTGCCGCTCGCGGTGCGCGGCGGAGGACACTCCATTCCCGGGTTCTCCACCTGCGACGACGGCATCGTGCTCGACCTTGCCGCCATGAAGGGCGTGCGGGTCGACGTCGGTTCGCGCACCGTGAGCGCCGAGGCGGGCTGCCTGTGGCGGGACGTCGACGCCGAGACGCAGAACTTCGGCCTCGCCGTCACCGGTGGTCTCGTTTCCACGACCGGGATCGCGGGGTTCACGCTCGGTGGTGGCATCGGCTGGCTGGTGCGCCGGTACGGGCTGACCATGGACAATCTCATCGGCGCCGACGTGGTGACAGCCGACGGCGGCTACCTGCGGGCCGATGACGACCACAACCCCGACCTGTTCTGGGCGTTGCGGGGCGGCGGGGGAAACTTCGGTGTCGTCACCTCGTTCGACTACCGGCTGCACGACATCGGCCGGACCGTCTATTCAGGACTGGTGTTCTATCCGGCCGAGGAGGCCGAATCGGTGTTGCGCGGCTATCCGCTCGCCTGCGCGCAGGCACCCGACAACCTGACGACACTGGTCAACATGACGACGGCGCCACCGCTGCCGTTCCTTCCGGAGTCCGTTCACGGCAAGCCCGTCGTCGCGATCGCGGGCTGCTGGGTCGGTGAGGGAAGCCACGGTGACGAGGCGACCCAGCCGTTCCGGTCGCTCGGAACGGTGATCGCGGACGTGTTCGCGCCGCACCCGTACACGGCGTGGCAGCAGGCGCTCGACCCGCTGTACCCGAGGGGCCTGCACAACTATTTCCGGTCGTCGTTCCTGCGCACCGCCGACAAGTCCGCATTGGACACGTTGCACACCGGATTCGCCGAGATCCCCAACGGGTTGTGCGAGATCCACCTGCACCATCTCGGCGGCGCGATGGCGAAGACACCGCCGGAGGCGACCGCGTTCGCGGTGCGCGATCACGACTACATCGTCAACGTCATCGCCCGCACGGCAACGGCGAGCGGCTACCGCGAGGCTGTCGACTGGGCGAAAGGCGTGACCTCGATGCTGGGTCCGGACGCGGCCACCTACGTCAACTTCACGGGTGAGGGCAGCGCGGACAGGGCGCGTGCGGCCTATCCAGGCGGGACCTATCGCAGGCTCGTCGAGGTGAAGGACCGCTACGACCCCACCAACCTGTTCAGCCTCAACCAGAACATCCAGCCGTCGCGGTGA
- a CDS encoding BTAD domain-containing putative transcriptional regulator produces MRIELLGEFAVESNGDLIDARRWRLRKARLLVIALALEPAQRLHRDKVIERLWPGAVPSSANHNLHQALYVARKAIGEAGALTVRDENVLLNADGDVAVDVVEFERAAEMALATGDERDLLAALAVYRGDLAPDLAYTDWLERRRATVRETWHAVLLRVAELKLAGGAFDEANLHFTRVLSADPYNEIAVRGTMSVLAATGRVPEALARYERLRDDLRELSGADPDALTKGLFRRLLHGSAEGGSAPVRPRLPSALSSFVGRDRELSEVGALLGRTRLLTLTGAGGCGKTRLAVEAARAAAGAYPEGVWFADLAALREPALVPDAIAAALDLTPGAGPDQTRSLVEQLGHGRRLVVLDNCEQVVQACARVCGTVLAHCPGIRILATSRETLRVEGEITFRVPSLRIPESTCDPDRLADFESVRLFVERAASVRPGFVLGTGNAGAIAGLCRRLDGMPLALELAAARIALLEPDEILARLGDALTVLGTGTFGATRHQTLRAALQWSYDLLDADERVLLRRLSVFAGLFSLDAAEIVGGPAPLGKDRVLGLLGRLVDKSLVHREPSGEGTRYRLLDTVRQFAAEVLREAGEHRATAAAHCAYFLDVAGRHDPEHVVGVVRENPRLLDHDHDNFRAALRWSLAADPSAALTLAARLWRYWFLRGHAVEGAGWLEKALAAAPSPSTTRARALVGLTGLDARRGRADRLLREGGEAVTLAERLAGADVAELYRLVYATLVWGTFDVTEAERIAEDVRERAAGPGLRAGAVWLAGMCALSREDATAAGSLFGECLVAVEALDPGGPAFLPVITPCIQLVPVGERFVPSFEESLLVGRRVGAEQAAGYVLGALGYAARLEHELGLATVTVRRSVERFGALGDDLGRAHGLHHLGCVLRDARIFAEAEDRFAEALAIRHWLGDRRGELLTRANLALSWAVAGDAERGRHAARDCLGAFEAAEDVPGIAGALGLLANIELSAGKPLAAKELYAEAVRGFGDQSWPRIEGWYRLLVAELAAECGEAAEAAGWLPSAVARFDRQRCALAERRVRALRAALGRV; encoded by the coding sequence ATGCGTATCGAGCTTCTCGGCGAGTTCGCCGTCGAGAGCAATGGGGACCTGATCGACGCGCGCCGCTGGCGGTTGCGCAAGGCCCGCCTGCTCGTGATCGCCCTCGCCCTTGAGCCCGCGCAACGGCTGCACAGGGACAAGGTGATCGAGCGGTTGTGGCCCGGGGCAGTGCCTTCCTCGGCCAACCACAATCTGCACCAGGCCCTCTACGTCGCGCGAAAGGCCATTGGTGAAGCGGGCGCGCTGACCGTGCGCGACGAGAACGTGCTGCTCAACGCCGACGGCGACGTCGCGGTGGACGTCGTCGAGTTCGAGCGTGCCGCTGAGATGGCGCTCGCCACTGGCGACGAGCGTGACCTGCTGGCCGCGCTCGCGGTCTACCGGGGCGACCTCGCGCCCGACCTCGCCTACACGGACTGGCTGGAGAGGCGAAGGGCCACGGTGCGAGAAACCTGGCACGCGGTGTTGCTGCGGGTGGCCGAACTCAAGCTCGCGGGCGGTGCCTTCGACGAGGCCAACCTGCACTTCACGAGGGTGCTTTCGGCCGACCCCTACAACGAGATCGCCGTGCGGGGCACGATGTCCGTGCTCGCCGCGACCGGCCGGGTGCCCGAGGCGCTGGCGAGGTACGAGCGGCTCAGGGACGACCTGCGGGAACTGTCGGGAGCCGATCCCGATGCCCTCACGAAAGGGCTGTTCCGCCGCCTGCTGCATGGTTCGGCGGAAGGCGGGAGCGCGCCCGTGCGACCTCGGCTGCCTTCGGCGTTGAGCAGCTTCGTCGGAAGAGACCGCGAGCTGAGCGAGGTCGGGGCGTTGCTGGGCCGTACCCGGCTGCTGACGCTCACCGGCGCTGGCGGTTGCGGGAAAACCCGGCTCGCCGTCGAGGCCGCTCGCGCCGCCGCCGGTGCGTACCCCGAAGGGGTGTGGTTCGCCGACTTGGCCGCACTGCGCGAACCGGCGCTGGTACCCGACGCGATCGCGGCCGCGCTCGATCTGACCCCCGGCGCGGGGCCGGATCAGACGAGGTCACTCGTCGAGCAGCTCGGTCACGGCCGCCGCCTCGTCGTGCTCGACAACTGTGAGCAGGTGGTGCAGGCCTGCGCGCGGGTGTGCGGCACGGTGCTGGCGCACTGTCCCGGAATCCGGATCCTGGCCACCAGCAGGGAGACGCTGCGCGTCGAGGGTGAGATCACGTTCCGGGTCCCCTCGCTGCGCATACCCGAGTCCACCTGCGATCCGGATCGGCTTGCCGATTTCGAATCGGTGCGGCTGTTCGTCGAGCGGGCCGCGAGCGTGCGCCCCGGATTCGTGCTCGGCACCGGCAACGCCGGGGCGATCGCCGGCCTGTGCAGGCGGCTCGACGGCATGCCGCTCGCGCTGGAACTGGCGGCGGCGCGGATCGCGTTGCTCGAACCGGACGAGATACTGGCCAGGCTCGGCGACGCGCTCACGGTACTGGGGACGGGAACGTTCGGCGCGACGAGACACCAGACGTTGCGCGCGGCGTTGCAGTGGAGCTATGACCTGCTCGACGCCGACGAGCGGGTGCTTCTGCGCAGGCTCTCCGTTTTCGCTGGGCTGTTCTCGCTCGACGCCGCCGAGATCGTCGGCGGGCCCGCGCCGCTGGGCAAGGACAGGGTGCTCGGCCTGCTCGGCAGGCTCGTGGACAAGTCGCTGGTACATCGCGAGCCTTCGGGGGAGGGCACGAGGTACCGGTTGCTGGACACCGTGCGGCAGTTCGCCGCCGAGGTCTTGCGGGAGGCGGGGGAGCACCGCGCGACGGCGGCGGCGCACTGCGCCTACTTTCTCGACGTCGCCGGACGACACGATCCGGAACACGTGGTCGGTGTCGTCAGGGAGAATCCCCGGCTACTCGACCACGATCACGACAATTTCCGGGCCGCGCTGCGCTGGTCGCTCGCGGCCGACCCGTCCGCGGCACTGACGCTGGCCGCGCGGCTGTGGCGGTACTGGTTTCTCAGGGGGCACGCCGTCGAGGGCGCGGGCTGGCTTGAGAAAGCGCTCGCCGCGGCCCCTTCGCCGAGCACGACACGTGCCAGAGCGCTCGTCGGGCTGACCGGTCTCGACGCGCGGCGAGGCCGGGCCGACCGGCTGCTGCGCGAGGGCGGGGAGGCCGTCACGCTCGCCGAGCGCCTCGCGGGGGCGGACGTCGCCGAGCTGTACCGGCTGGTGTACGCCACGCTGGTGTGGGGCACGTTCGACGTGACGGAGGCCGAGCGGATCGCCGAGGACGTCAGGGAGCGCGCGGCCGGTCCCGGACTGCGCGCCGGTGCGGTGTGGCTCGCCGGTATGTGCGCGTTGTCGCGTGAGGACGCGACCGCGGCGGGCTCGCTGTTCGGGGAGTGTCTCGTCGCCGTGGAAGCCCTCGATCCGGGCGGTCCCGCTTTCCTGCCGGTCATCACCCCGTGTATCCAGCTCGTCCCGGTCGGGGAGCGGTTCGTGCCTTCGTTCGAGGAGTCGCTGCTGGTCGGCAGGAGGGTGGGTGCCGAGCAGGCTGCGGGCTACGTACTCGGGGCACTCGGTTACGCGGCACGGCTGGAGCACGAACTCGGTCTCGCCACGGTGACGGTGCGGCGGTCGGTCGAGCGGTTCGGCGCGCTCGGCGACGATCTCGGCAGGGCACACGGTCTGCATCACCTCGGGTGCGTGTTGCGCGATGCCCGGATCTTCGCGGAGGCCGAGGACCGGTTCGCCGAGGCGCTTGCGATCCGGCACTGGCTCGGTGATCGGCGGGGAGAGCTGCTTACCCGGGCCAACCTGGCTTTGTCCTGGGCGGTGGCGGGCGATGCCGAGCGGGGACGACACGCGGCACGAGACTGTCTCGGCGCGTTCGAGGCGGCGGAGGATGTGCCGGGGATCGCGGGAGCGCTGGGACTGCTGGCCAACATCGAGCTTTCCGCTGGGAAGCCGCTGGCGGCGAAGGAACTCTACGCCGAAGCGGTACGAGGGTTCGGCGATCAGTCGTGGCCGAGGATCGAGGGCTGGTACCGGTTGCTGGTCGCCGAACTGGCCGCCGAGTGCGGAGAGGCGGCCGAGGCAGCCGGCTGGTTGCCGAGCGCGGTCGCACGGTTCGACCGGCAGCGCTGCGCACTGGCCGAGCGGCGGGTGCGCGCGCTGCGTGCCGCGCTCGGCCGGGTGTGA
- a CDS encoding 4Fe-4S dicluster domain-containing protein produces the protein MTSHLRDLLTSDDPPHDGGYEDPPPRYGFFTDTSVCIGCKACEVACKEWNGIPDDGLTFTGMSYDNTEGLGADTWRHVAFIEQRKPLGSQQNTAASAGTVDLGLPAMTKPGEETGEEQRSEFRWLMSSDVCKHCTHAACLDVCPTGALFRTEFGTVVVQEDICNGCGYCVPACPYGVIDQRADDGRVWKCTLCYDRLGAGQEPACAKSCPTDSIQFGELDELRTRADARVRQLHDAGITDARLYGHDPGDGVGGTGAFFLLLDEPEAYGLPPDPVVTTRDLPDMWKRAGLAAATLLAGLAAAFVRKPFSWRKR, from the coding sequence ATGACATCCCATCTGCGCGATCTGCTCACCAGCGACGACCCTCCGCACGACGGTGGCTACGAGGATCCGCCGCCACGATACGGCTTTTTCACCGACACCAGCGTGTGCATCGGTTGCAAGGCGTGTGAGGTCGCCTGCAAGGAATGGAACGGAATCCCCGACGACGGGCTGACCTTCACCGGTATGTCCTACGACAACACCGAGGGCCTCGGCGCCGACACCTGGCGGCACGTCGCGTTCATCGAGCAACGCAAGCCGCTCGGCTCCCAGCAGAACACGGCCGCCTCGGCCGGGACCGTCGACTTGGGACTGCCCGCGATGACCAAACCGGGCGAGGAGACGGGGGAGGAGCAACGGTCGGAGTTTCGCTGGCTCATGTCCTCGGACGTGTGCAAGCACTGCACCCACGCCGCCTGTCTCGACGTGTGCCCGACCGGCGCGCTGTTCCGCACGGAATTCGGGACGGTCGTGGTGCAGGAAGACATCTGCAATGGCTGCGGGTACTGCGTTCCCGCGTGTCCCTACGGTGTCATCGACCAGCGTGCCGACGACGGGCGAGTGTGGAAGTGCACGCTGTGCTACGACCGGCTCGGTGCGGGACAGGAACCGGCGTGCGCCAAGTCCTGTCCCACCGACTCCATCCAGTTCGGCGAACTCGACGAACTCCGTACTCGCGCGGATGCCCGCGTCCGGCAGTTGCACGACGCCGGGATCACCGACGCGCGGTTGTACGGCCACGATCCCGGTGATGGCGTCGGCGGAACCGGCGCGTTCTTCCTGTTGCTGGACGAACCCGAGGCATACGGGCTGCCACCCGATCCCGTCGTCACCACGCGCGACCTGCCCGACATGTGGAAGCGCGCGGGGCTCGCGGCCGCGACCCTGCTGGCGGGGCTCGCCGCGGCGTTCGTCAGGAAACCGTTCTCCTGGAGGAAACGATGA
- the fdh gene encoding formate dehydrogenase, producing the protein MGFREWIGSWPVYRQLNGTDRAGKAAAARSAASRALSARTRTADRVVKSVCPYCAVGCAQNVFVKDDKVVHVEGDPDSPVSRGRLCPKGAATLQLTTGSGRRTGVLYRAPKATEWREIDLDTAMAMVTDRIIETRRRTWQAELDGSRTNRTMGIASLGGATLDNEENYLIKKLLTALGVVQVENQARVCHSSTVIGLGTSFGRGGATTFMQDLQHSDCIVIEGSNFAECHPVGFQWVMEAKARGAKVIHVDPRFTRTSAMADLHVPLRAGTDIAFLGGIINHVLQTESYFRDYVLDYTNAATIVGEEFQDTEDLDGLFSGFDEDTRHYAFDTWSYEGTTVAPASGQRDRTPGRRIDSDFAETGAGEGQGSGGIALGGESPHRDETLTHPRCVLQILKRHFSRYTPEMVQDVCGIPRDTFEEVCADLVANSGPERTSEFVYAVGWTQHTTGSQFIRAASVLQLLLGNIGRPGGGIQALRGHASIQGSSDIPTLFNLLPGYIPMPYAHHGQDLREFVEADAAKKGFWAEMESYVVSLLKAWWGPAATPENQFCFDYLPRLTGSHAHYDTVLEQIAGRCKGYFLMGENPAVGSANAKMQRLGMANLEWLVVRDFNLTESATWWRDGPEIETGELRTEDIDTEVFFFPAAAHTEKAGSFTNTNRMLQWHHEAVEPSGDCRSDLWFMYHLGLRIRDELAGSTDEIDRPVQQLTWDYPTQGANREPVAEAVLAEINGWNHDGDPLSSYTQLRPDGSTACGCWIYCGVYAEGVNQAARRKPAMEQDWVAREWAWAWPANRRILYNRASARPDGTPWSERKKLVWWDAEASCWTGYDTPDFEADKSPDYRPGPDATGVAALSGVDPFIMQADGKGWLFVPAGIADGPLPAHYEPQDSPFPNVLYRQQRNPARLVYPHEHNRYQPTGTTNGSQVYPFVVTTYRLTEHFTAGGMSRWTPYLAELQPEAFCEVSPELAATQGLRNGEWATIITPRNAIEARVLVTDRMTPLRVHGRIVEQIGLPYHWGPNGLSTGDAANELSSIALDPSAHIQEVKAFGADIRPGRRPRGPALPELVRSYQLLAGITSETGTEV; encoded by the coding sequence GTGGGGTTTCGCGAGTGGATCGGCTCCTGGCCGGTGTACCGGCAGTTGAACGGAACGGACAGGGCGGGCAAGGCGGCCGCCGCGCGCTCGGCTGCCAGTCGCGCGCTTTCGGCGCGCACCCGCACGGCCGACAGAGTGGTGAAGTCGGTCTGCCCCTACTGCGCGGTGGGCTGCGCGCAGAACGTGTTCGTCAAGGACGACAAGGTGGTGCACGTCGAAGGCGACCCCGATTCGCCGGTCAGCAGGGGGCGGTTGTGCCCCAAGGGCGCGGCGACGCTACAGCTCACCACCGGCTCCGGACGGCGGACCGGAGTGCTCTACCGCGCGCCGAAAGCCACCGAATGGCGGGAAATCGACCTGGATACCGCCATGGCGATGGTGACCGACCGGATCATCGAAACCAGGCGGCGAACCTGGCAGGCCGAACTCGACGGCAGCCGTACGAACCGGACGATGGGCATCGCGAGCCTCGGCGGGGCGACCCTCGACAACGAGGAGAACTACCTGATCAAAAAGCTGCTCACGGCGCTGGGCGTGGTGCAGGTGGAAAATCAGGCCAGGGTGTGCCACAGCTCGACGGTCATCGGGCTCGGCACCTCGTTCGGCAGGGGTGGCGCGACGACGTTCATGCAGGACCTCCAGCACTCGGATTGCATCGTCATCGAGGGCTCCAATTTCGCCGAATGTCATCCCGTCGGCTTCCAGTGGGTCATGGAGGCCAAGGCACGGGGCGCGAAGGTGATCCACGTCGATCCCCGCTTCACGAGGACGAGTGCCATGGCCGACCTGCACGTGCCGTTGCGGGCGGGTACCGACATCGCTTTCCTCGGCGGCATCATCAACCACGTACTCCAGACCGAATCCTATTTCCGGGACTACGTTCTCGACTACACCAACGCGGCGACGATCGTCGGCGAGGAATTCCAGGACACCGAGGATCTCGACGGCCTCTTCTCCGGTTTCGACGAGGACACCAGACACTACGCGTTCGACACCTGGTCCTACGAGGGAACGACCGTCGCGCCCGCTTCGGGGCAACGGGACCGGACTCCGGGGCGGCGCATCGACTCCGACTTCGCGGAGACCGGTGCCGGTGAGGGGCAGGGCTCGGGAGGTATCGCGCTGGGCGGGGAGAGCCCGCACCGCGACGAGACACTGACCCACCCTCGCTGTGTGCTGCAAATTCTCAAACGGCACTTCTCCCGCTATACCCCGGAAATGGTGCAGGACGTGTGCGGGATTCCCCGCGATACCTTCGAGGAGGTCTGCGCGGACCTCGTCGCGAACTCGGGGCCAGAGCGCACCAGCGAGTTCGTGTACGCCGTCGGCTGGACCCAGCACACGACGGGCTCCCAGTTCATCAGGGCGGCCTCGGTGTTGCAGTTGCTGCTCGGCAACATCGGAAGGCCGGGCGGTGGCATCCAGGCGTTGCGAGGGCACGCCAGCATCCAGGGCTCCAGCGACATCCCGACTCTTTTCAACCTGCTGCCCGGTTACATTCCCATGCCATATGCCCATCACGGCCAGGATCTGCGCGAGTTCGTCGAGGCCGACGCCGCGAAAAAGGGGTTCTGGGCCGAGATGGAGTCCTATGTGGTCAGTTTGCTGAAGGCGTGGTGGGGCCCGGCGGCGACACCGGAGAACCAGTTCTGCTTCGACTATTTGCCACGGCTGACCGGAAGCCACGCGCACTACGACACCGTGCTCGAACAGATAGCCGGACGCTGCAAGGGCTACTTCCTCATGGGCGAGAATCCGGCTGTGGGCTCGGCCAACGCGAAGATGCAGCGGCTTGGCATGGCCAATCTCGAATGGCTCGTCGTGCGCGACTTCAACCTCACCGAAAGCGCGACCTGGTGGCGGGACGGTCCCGAGATCGAAACGGGAGAGCTGCGCACGGAGGACATCGACACCGAGGTCTTCTTCTTTCCAGCGGCCGCGCACACGGAGAAGGCGGGCAGCTTCACCAACACCAACCGCATGCTGCAATGGCATCACGAGGCGGTGGAGCCGAGTGGCGACTGTCGCAGCGACCTCTGGTTCATGTACCACCTTGGCCTGCGGATCCGTGATGAGCTCGCCGGTTCGACCGACGAGATCGACCGGCCGGTCCAGCAACTCACCTGGGACTACCCGACGCAGGGGGCAAACAGGGAACCGGTCGCCGAGGCGGTGCTCGCCGAGATCAACGGCTGGAACCACGACGGCGACCCGCTGTCGAGCTATACCCAGTTGCGGCCGGACGGCTCGACCGCCTGCGGCTGCTGGATCTACTGCGGCGTGTACGCCGAAGGCGTCAACCAGGCAGCCCGCCGCAAACCGGCGATGGAACAGGACTGGGTCGCGCGGGAATGGGCCTGGGCATGGCCCGCGAACCGGCGCATCCTCTACAACAGAGCGTCGGCGAGACCCGATGGAACACCGTGGAGCGAGCGCAAGAAGCTCGTGTGGTGGGACGCCGAGGCAAGCTGCTGGACCGGATACGACACCCCGGATTTCGAGGCGGACAAATCGCCGGACTACCGTCCTGGACCGGACGCGACCGGAGTGGCCGCACTGTCCGGAGTGGACCCGTTCATCATGCAGGCCGACGGGAAGGGCTGGTTGTTCGTACCGGCTGGTATCGCGGACGGCCCGCTTCCCGCGCACTACGAGCCGCAGGACTCGCCGTTTCCCAACGTTCTCTACCGGCAGCAGCGCAACCCGGCGAGGCTCGTGTACCCGCACGAGCACAACCGGTACCAGCCCACGGGCACGACCAACGGTAGTCAGGTCTATCCGTTCGTCGTCACCACCTACCGGCTCACCGAGCACTTCACGGCCGGCGGCATGTCGCGCTGGACGCCCTACCTCGCCGAACTGCAACCGGAGGCGTTCTGCGAGGTGTCCCCTGAACTGGCGGCGACCCAGGGACTGCGCAACGGCGAATGGGCCACCATCATCACGCCGCGCAACGCCATCGAGGCACGAGTGCTGGTGACCGACCGGATGACGCCGCTGCGCGTGCACGGAAGGATCGTCGAGCAGATCGGGCTGCCCTATCACTGGGGCCCCAACGGGCTGAGCACCGGCGACGCGGCCAACGAGCTGTCCTCGATCGCGCTCGACCCCAGCGCCCACATCCAGGAGGTCAAGGCGTTCGGCGCCGACATCCGGCCAGGGCGAAGGCCCCGGGGCCCCGCACTGCCCGAACTCGTGCGCTCATACCAGCTTCTCGCGGGGATCACGAGCGAAACCGGGACGGAGGTCTGA
- a CDS encoding class I SAM-dependent methyltransferase, whose protein sequence is MDSSVPRSPFDDAYEGAGAPWIIDEPQPAIVELERRGEIHGAVLDAGCGMGEHTIYLAERGYDVVGVDFSVPAIDKARANAARRGVTARFDVADATRLTGGPRFDTVVDSALFHVFGPAERVAYTGSLHGVCVPGARVHVLALADTEPGLGPQISDSVIREAFTDGWELENLRPSTYRVVVGEQDARRLGLAEGTTADMAAWLARARRL, encoded by the coding sequence ATGGATTCTTCGGTACCACGTTCCCCGTTCGACGATGCCTACGAGGGGGCGGGCGCGCCGTGGATCATCGACGAGCCACAGCCCGCGATCGTGGAACTCGAACGGCGGGGCGAGATCCACGGCGCGGTGCTCGACGCCGGGTGCGGTATGGGCGAGCACACGATCTACCTGGCCGAACGCGGCTACGACGTGGTTGGCGTGGATTTTTCGGTCCCTGCCATCGACAAGGCGCGCGCCAATGCCGCGCGGCGCGGGGTCACCGCGCGGTTCGACGTCGCCGACGCGACGAGGCTGACCGGCGGGCCAAGATTCGACACGGTCGTGGACAGCGCGCTGTTCCACGTGTTCGGGCCTGCCGAGCGCGTCGCCTACACGGGCAGCCTGCACGGGGTGTGCGTTCCGGGAGCACGCGTGCACGTACTCGCGCTGGCCGACACCGAACCAGGGCTGGGGCCGCAGATCAGCGACAGCGTCATCCGCGAGGCGTTCACGGACGGCTGGGAACTGGAAAACCTGCGGCCGAGCACGTACCGGGTCGTCGTCGGCGAGCAGGACGCGCGACGGCTCGGCCTCGCCGAAGGCACAACCGCCGACATGGCCGCGTGGCTGGCCAGAGCCCGCAGGCTCTGA
- the nrfD gene encoding NrfD/PsrC family molybdoenzyme membrane anchor subunit — protein MTGIDPRAADATAPPEREAMTGARGRRRRKAEQAMVPDAKFGSYYGKPVLNKPTWAAADIASYLFLGGLAGASSVMAAGADLTGRRALARGCKAGALVAVSGSLYALIHDLGRPMRFVNMLRTVKPSSPMSVGSWILAGYGPQAGIAALTEVTGLLPGIGRAATIGAGMFGPAVAAYTAPLMADTAVPTWHDGYRELPFVFAGSAASAAGGWGLLIAPPGEAAPARKATIVGGALELGATSLMERRMGLSAEPLRQGTAGKLMRAAKGLTVAGAVVGGVLGRKSRAVAAVGGLASLAGAACTRFGFFHAGVASAEDPKYTVRPQRERLERERDPA, from the coding sequence ATGACCGGCATCGACCCGCGCGCGGCCGACGCGACCGCGCCGCCCGAGCGAGAGGCCATGACGGGAGCACGTGGACGACGGCGGCGCAAGGCAGAGCAGGCGATGGTCCCCGACGCGAAATTCGGTTCGTACTACGGGAAACCCGTACTGAACAAGCCGACGTGGGCCGCGGCCGACATCGCGAGCTACCTGTTTCTCGGCGGTCTCGCCGGAGCCTCCTCGGTCATGGCAGCCGGTGCCGACCTCACCGGGAGGCGGGCGCTGGCTCGCGGGTGCAAGGCGGGCGCACTCGTTGCCGTGTCCGGTTCGCTGTACGCGCTGATCCACGACCTCGGCAGGCCCATGCGGTTCGTCAACATGCTGCGCACCGTGAAACCCAGTTCACCGATGAGCGTGGGGTCGTGGATTCTCGCCGGGTACGGTCCGCAAGCCGGAATCGCCGCGCTGACGGAGGTCACCGGTCTGCTGCCGGGGATCGGCAGGGCCGCGACCATCGGAGCCGGGATGTTCGGGCCCGCGGTCGCGGCCTACACGGCGCCGCTGATGGCCGACACCGCCGTGCCAACGTGGCACGACGGTTATCGGGAACTGCCGTTCGTGTTCGCCGGTTCGGCCGCGAGCGCGGCTGGCGGCTGGGGATTGCTGATCGCGCCGCCGGGTGAGGCGGCCCCTGCCCGCAAGGCCACCATCGTGGGTGGTGCGCTCGAACTCGGCGCGACGAGCCTGATGGAGCGGCGAATGGGGTTGTCGGCTGAGCCGTTGCGTCAGGGCACAGCGGGCAAGCTGATGCGCGCGGCCAAAGGGCTGACCGTCGCCGGCGCGGTGGTGGGCGGTGTGCTCGGCAGGAAGTCGAGGGCCGTCGCGGCCGTGGGCGGGCTCGCGTCGCTGGCCGGTGCTGCGTGCACGCGGTTCGGCTTCTTCCACGCCGGTGTGGCTTCCGCCGAGGACCCGAAATACACGGTACGTCCCCAGCGCGAACGTCTTGAACGTGAGCGCGACCCCGCTTGA